The nucleotide sequence cgactcccccctcccccttctttAAGCAGCAGGaacaagatttggaaaaattacatttttggatttcgacgagtttattttttcaaactttctataGGAAGGAACTCGCACATTTACCCTTTGGAAGCTCTCTTATGAGGGATCGTTTGACAACACTAGTTGGGTAGTTCCTCAAAACcaaaaaggacaaaaaaaacactaagAAACactaattcattattttattttttttgaagatctaTGAATCTGTCACTTTTCTCTTGGAAGACCAACATGCGGACCCTTGAAAAAGTACGAGCACAGGGAAAATCAtccttttttcctctctccaaaaatctaaacaaaattttaccttaaAAAGGTGTAAGTAGTTCAGTAAGGTACATCATACAATCACAGTCAATTTTCCTGCATCTTTTTCCTAACCTACATAGGAGGAAAATCTGCAGCACTTGCAATGCTGAAACGTCATAGAAAATCGCATCTATGCGGtgcataaaaattataaataagatAGTCGTATGGCTCGCTGTAcagtgtacctctacctacatccATATATCATAATATATCCATTCGCATCTGCCGAGTTCTACACCTCGTTTATTTATTCAGCGGTTGTAACAACAGTGACAATCACCAAGGGCAAATgggaaattatcaaaaattactaccACGATAACGGGTACGGTACGGTATGCATAGTTTTTCAATGTCGCACCATTTTATAAAGCTTTACATCGAATCAAAGCTGTACCCATTTGTTCGTCCCTGTTTTGTATTTTAACGTAGGTTTAGGTAGCCTAGTACGGTCGCGGTACATCGCAAACGAAAATCCACCTTTGACTGCGAGGCCAATAAACTTTGAAAAGCTCGCATCTCTCTTATACATGTATATGATAAATTACTTGTACTTGCAGTGCGAAAAGCAAACGCCACGATTTACGTAAAATGTGCACATAAATTACAACATTCGAAGCAATATAAACCCTGTGATGGGCAACTTCTAGAATTATTAGCACATAATTGTCGTCATATTACTTCGTATCCACGCTACGTTGACATTCGTCTACGAGCATAGCACTTTATTATCGCTGGCATAAACCATTTAGCGATTATTCGCCACAATTTAGAGCGAGGTGACTGAAAATTTAACTCCAACCACACGACAGAGGAAAAAACCGTCAAGCAAACGTAGGTAGTACATAATACGTATATTATGCATTGAGAAGCTCATCGTAGGAGGTCTCGATGGATAAATTTGAGTCAACGTTACCTGAACAGTGTACCTATACATGTGTAAATAAATAATACCTGCAAAGGTGCACGTACGCAGTCTAAGTCTACACGACTGATGACTAAAACCCTCAAAACAATAAATAATCGCAAGCATTTGCCTATACGGTCTAGGCCTATGTcgtaaaacgtgaaaatatacAACGATACGATAAACACACGTCGATAAGCAGACAATACCATTCTCTTCAAAACTACATGGTTTCGAAGAATATTTGTTCATTTGaagattttacaaaaactttCGACTACGAACTATGTAAGATCCTTCCACGTTGAATGTTTTGCTTTCTTTTCATCCTATTACTCCTACGTACATCCATCAATTCGAACAACTACATTTTGTGAAATAAAATACCCAAAAACGTGGAATTTATAACGTAAAAAAACTACGTATAAgagcaaaaatggaaaaattggctGTGCCATTAAGCAAAGCTGATTTCAAACTCTCGCATGAGTTTTTCACCTCAActagaaattacgaaaaaaaagctTATCAAccaaattaataatttaagGAAATCCTCTTTTTGGGTTGAAAATTGACAGACAACGACATTAAAACAAATAGAATCAGCAACACTATAGAAAGTTTTTTCCTCTAGAGTTCTCACGTCTATACTATCGTTTCTGTATAATCTACAAGAAAATTCagggtgaattttcaatttggaggGGAAAGAGCTCGTTTTCTACCGAGAGTTGAGGCAAATGTAAGAcaataaaatgtcaaatttaCTTTCATCCTCTTTCCATCGAACCAGAAAACATGTCGAAGTTTATTATTGAACCAGCATCTAGCAGCTATTTTTAAAACCATGAAACTACTTTAGTATTTTAGGTCGATAATCAGATTAGGCAATGGAAAATAATGCGGGCGTAttgaaaaatctttcatttCAACCCCTGTAATATCGTCAATTGCAATATTGTTCGTTATAAAATAAAGCAGTGCTTTGTGTCTAGTCTAGATGGGCATGGAGGATATCGCGAGaaatcaaagattttcaaattacctgATACCTACCACATTTTCATTCAAGGGTGAAGATTGAATAGTTATATCGCCACACCCTTTCCCTTGCCCCTATACACAACACACGCATCATTCTAGACTAAGTtaagttttctttaaattcaacttctcgagaattcaaatttcaaaataaaatgttacAAGAAACTTCGCATCAAAAGGTTGATAGCAAAGCTAAAACTTTCATCTATAATTTCGATATAATACGACGGTATACTATGCTATGCCCCCTCCCCCAATATCAATCTTAATTTTGACTTGATTTTTACATCACTCCGAAAACAGTAACaacaagaatgaaaaatcacttcagattattttttggaagacagggtgtctaacaaaatttttaaatgaaaagacAGGCCTTTAGCAAGACTTTGAGCaaggcatttttttaaaaaacacctgaGATTTCTTAAGAGAGTGAAGTGCGGGGTAGGCGAGGCAACATTATATATctaattttttcgcttttctagTGCCTTCAAACATCTCAAGATTTCCTTCAAcataacaaaaattttgttttgagaagtaaaaaacaagttttttcatGCAGGGAAGAGTTTATTTCTcagattcaaattttaaacaattcttaaattttaagtaagaatgtgtgattcaagttctaaaaatgtCGACAAAATGAACCCTTTCCTacgaaattcttttaaaatccTAGAAAAAGGCgaaattaatttgataatttgaagtctgattgaaaaaggcaggattttttgatgaaaagtgaaaaaagcagGACAACCGCAGGACTTGCAGGATCGTTAGACACATTGGAAGAAGAATGGAAAGGGGGTAAATACCTGATATAGAAGCATTTTTAATATGAATCTTCTTAAAttaatttagaagaattttccaacaacctcaaaattttacatCCCATCCCCAACTTTCCAGAAAAATCAAGCAACATCCGCCGTcattctctcccccccccaataGTTCGTCACCATTCCAACGAATTTCAGGTAACGGCACGTAGAATATGTTAATTCACTGACAGCTTGATGTCAATTTTGGaccaatgtacctacttttgaattctatttttattgaatcagCATTCTGTAAATCCCTATTCCCTATAGGTTGTCATACTTTTACTAATAATACTTGgtaattgtcaaattttaaaaaatccgccaaaaatcaattcgagaagctgaaatttaattttggcgGATGAGGAAGATGGAGGGGGAGGAGAGggttgaagaaattttccaagttgaatttttcatcaaactttAACAATATGATATACTTAGGGAAAGAGATGCCAATTCATGCCAGGTAGAGAAAGAGATGAAACTTTATCATTAATTCATTACCTATACATACATGAGATTTTTGAACACAACATACTAGCAATCTGGCATTAAGCAAGCACATCGAATTAAGGATGCCATTAATGTAAACGGTTGGTCTAGGCAtgacatttaaaattatcattataccaaaaaaaaaacaccagaaatcctcacaataatgaaaaaattgacatcacTTAATTTTAATTCCAACTATGAATGCACGTCACGTTAAAGCAAAAATAATCCCAAATAAGCACTTTCAAATCCTACCAacttgtttgcaaaaaataggtaggtataggtatctacatattttGCAATATCTCGAAATTTTTCTACAATCAGGTATATTTTGAGtctcaagtacatacatagacaCAATTTTTTGCGACGGTCTCCCATCCGGATCCGCAAAAAGTGTGTATTGTTTGCTCGTGTAAAACTTTCACAATACGCGACATAAAATATATGAAGAATATTCGAGGCTTTATTATTTAAGTTGCACGCCTGCCAAATTCCCAATTCCCAATAAAGGCAATACAAACAAAAGTTAATACAAAGACAGCGTATCATGGAGAAAAGAGATTAGACCCAGATGGACAGTCGGACACCCTGCTTATCATTTACCCAGGTGTActcactttttctttttcgtttatcTTTTCCTTCActtgtttaattttattaatagtTTCCACGATGTCCTGTAAAATTCATCAGTGAAACGTGTAGTGGTACGAAAATATAGATCACCTTCCGTCATTGAGAGAGATTAATTTTAAACACAATAATTCTAGAATTAGAAAGTATATCTGGATACCGAATCCGAGTGTTTCCAACTCAAAGATGACCCTGTTGATTCTTATTAAATCTACCAGACTTTAAATGATCCTTTGCTTTTAAATTTAATCCAAGCCTACTCTCACCCCAACTGCTGATTTCTTTTCCCCAAAAAGCCAATTCTGAAAAGTGTCTCAATTCATTGATCCAGCATTCTTTCCTACGCAAATAAACGCCCCACTTCTTTTTTTGTCTCTACTTATTCATCAACTCATTAATGTACAAATGAAGCCATTTATTGTCTTTCATCTCgtcttttattttatcaaactgtTTATTTTTAAGCacacagcaaaaaaatttatcttcAACTCAATACCATTATCATTAAGAGCGATAATGGTGGTAAGTTCAGCGTACACATAAATTCGACGTATGCAATAATAATTCGGGCTTTCAGTGTtccttcatcatcatcaacactCGAAACACTTACTCTTCTTAGCAGCTTATTATTTTTACATgcatacctactacctaatagGTATTCAATTGTGCGTTAATTTTACCTACCATTTCGTGTTTCGTAAACtaataatcaaaaatgattaattCTCAACGCTGATAAGATAAAAATACTAACGTATATTGCCACTAGTGCTAAAAAGACCTCGGCAAAACACCTTtgccgaatttcattttcatttaaacttACCGAGAATATGCCTTGTTCTACATTTTCTTGCGATTTTTCGAATCTAACGGGAATCTTGTTGTTTTCATAAGCCATAGCAGTAGGATTTTCATTGAACGAGACCGTACCCCAAGTTCGATAGGGTTGTTgctgtacaaaaataaaaatcaacaatataGTACCTAAAAAAAGCTACGAACTCGTAAAATAATTATAGCggcgtgaaaatttcaataactgaAATAATTATACTTTTTGGGCAACAAAAACGTTGTACTTTACAAGGTCAAATTAAACAATGCTAATAATCTGAGATGCGTAACGTTCCaagtattatgaaaaaaatttcaaacgatttttcTCCCATgataatgattttatttattttgaaaaattaatctcgATTAATGTCACGTTCGCAAAATCCTGTTAATTGTTTGTATCGTTCGGTTTATCGCTCTACGCTCTGTCTCCAATCTCCATGTAGGTATTACGAAATGTACACATGGTATATGAAAAATCACGTATGTAAGTTTTATAATAGGCTGGAATGTATGTGTATTACATGGTGTGTTTTAAAAGGTACAATGTACCCATTACGATTGATCTTTTATTCCATCGACCTTTCCCATTGTTGTAAATGAATCAGCTGCTAACAATTTACAAACGTTGACctcgatggaatttttttctccctaaaAAGTTATTATTTTGCTCTCTGAAAGGATCGAGCTTAATAATATCAACGAATTAACTTTCAGAAAATATGCATACGAGGCAGAATATTGACATGGTCGACAATGCATTCAAGTAGCAAAAGATCTCGCCAAAGAtatgattcattattttattatctCATTTCTTAACAGCGATCGAGTGGTAAATAATGAATTTAAGGTccaggacaatttttttccaaattgttttGTATTTCGACGTTTACGATAATCTTATCGATTAGAATTTCGCATAGATACGGACTGTAATTTTGCACTCGAAATGTGACTAATAAAGTTAAGAACTATGTACCATCGTATTTCATGCAAGACAGCTGAACAAACTCTAAAAATATGTGCAGGTAATGACGTCATTTGAACAATTTACATTATCATTGTGTTTACAGTATCGAGATGAAATTtcgataggtattaggtaacgCTATCTAAAACTTGgtccttttcaacaaaaaaatttacgcaTTCATTCATATTTTATAGATCGATAATTTCaaccgagaaaaaaaagaaaaattcagcGATTTTGATAAGgcaaataattttataaatatcaAAAACTCGAACACAGTTGACTTGCTCATGTACCTACGCAATAGACGCTTTGTTTCATTATTGAATAAATCGATGAATAAAACAATGGGCATTTTGtaactgatttcaaattttactctaGCTgcaaattttccatgaaaaattccgttttttttCTACTAGGTTCACAATGAAAACGAAGgtcatgatgaatttttgcacagGTGCACCTGTTCGTAACTTTGAAAGACATGGTACGAATAATCGCGAACAATGATGACTAATACTTCAGTACGAGGAATTTTCACGCATAATAGTATGGAATTTCTTCGCAAATGGAAGTATAACTTTAATAAAAGTGATAATGCAACGATATTTACCTCACTTCCGACAAGATATCTGTATTGCTCGTATAAATATTCAGTGCCGAAGATACCCAACAAACTCGTAGTTATTAATAAAACCAGCATCAAGATGAACATCAAACTGTAGTAAGGTCTCACACGAGCTGATATGATGTATCTCTGGTTTTGTGGCGGAGGTACCGGATAACCACCAGATTCAAGATCTGCTTTCTTGGCCTGTGTAAAATAGATACAACATGTAAATTATAACAAATAAATATATTCTCGAATGAAACACATCAAGTATAAAGTAATGGATTCATCAACGTGTGGCTTAACGATGACCTATATTAGGAATGAATGTGATCGTATTGAACCCTttgggtaaatttcaaattatgataTAAATGCATGTAAAGATGATGAGAGGAAACAtatacaaatttataaaatacctaaacCGTTATAATTGGTGAAAAGAGTTTAATTATTaatgaaatattgaataatttacctCATCATTAGGCTCGACGACGATATTATCTACCAGAGGTTCTTCCAAATTATCGGATTTTTTCTCTCCTAAAGCTTTCGTTATGACAGTCATTATGACcgaaaaattaactttcaaTACCAGAAACAAATTATAAATAAACGCAATTAACTAACAATTCGATACGACTCGATAATTCTACAACGAATGAAatgaatgtttttattttttctacgcTTCACTTTCCTTGAAAAGATACGTAATCAGCTGTTTACAACAAAGAACGACGACTAGTTCAgactaaggaactaaataccaggtatggaaatacgccatttttggttatagatttcgtagttttgacggtgatgtgattttttcatttcagtcttataatgaaattgaatcaaaaaaatggtgggaaaatgtttattttgtgtattaaaatgaatatgaagtaaaaaaataacgtaaattggtggtattatttataaatttagtccttgaaaatttttttccatatccaaagatggcgtatttccatacctggtatttagttccttagttCAGACTTCTCATGTAGACGTAGGAGCGGTATGTGAAGAACAGAGAACAGTGAAAcacatctttattttttttaatgaatgaaatggaaaattattgaaggttttaaaaataaacgaaataaatGAGCAAAATACGTCTTATTCGTGTACTGATTATTATTTAACAAATGCCAAACTTTCAAATCTTCACGGTTTGCACTTCGTGggaagaaaaacaagaaaaaagacgtaagatttttaattcaaaaataaagcgGTTCTTGGCGAccctttcgaaaaattttggaaattcgaacGTCGAACCTCGCCTGGCGACTGCCTCGCGAGCTTCGTTTGGGAATCACTTGTCTAATcagccaaaaactgaaaattgacaaaatcaaaataaattcaatttttgataaagaaaTAGACATTAAttcttgattcattttttcaagttttctgcttctcaaaaatatgtttcgcgattaattttattcAGTTCCTTACCCGATATCTATTCTTCGTTCGAACGTTCGGTACTCGAAAGCGAAGCATTTTTGTAAGACTTTCGAACTTCATTGGATTTtatgaatttcaactttaccgttgatttaaattaaaaattttcatcaatggcAGCTAATTTCTGGCAAAGTTCTCACTAGTAAGTACCATTCGTTTTACATCAATGCGTGTATCTGCTCTGGCGATGAACTCAcgtgaatatttcattttagccAACAATGGATTTTAGACAAGCAGGATTTGATTCGAGAAAGACAACAAGATATGGCTATTTTGACGGACGAGGAATAtcagaaaatattaattttcttcgCAAACTGTAAGTTGAAtcttattttctattttcgattACATTCGAGGTTCTAATCAGACTGTGTTCATCATTAGTCATTCAAACTTTCGAAGAACCGCTCAAATTACGCCAGCAAGTCATCGCCACAGCAACAGTTTACTTCAAGCGATTTTATGCTCGTAATTCATTAAAAAGTATAGATCCCTTGTTGCTAGCTTcaacatgtgtgtttctagctGCAAAAACAGAAGAATTCGGAAACATTTCGAACAGTAAATTTCTTTCTGCTTGTCAAACTACGGGTGAGTTTCAGAATTgagaattgtattttttcatattcaattCCTGTATTCTAATCTTATAAATACATCAAtgttatgacattttttcagtgaaaaaattccctcacgtttactctcaggaatttccTTATCGTACAAATCACATAATTGAGTGcgaattttatttattagaaAATCTAGATTGTTGTCTTATTGTTTACCAACCGTATCGTCCATTGTTACAAATGATTCAAGATATTGGTCATGAAGATCAGTTGCTGTCTTTGGCTTGGAGATTGGTTAATGACAGCTTACGAACTGATGTTTGTTTACTATATCCGCCGTATCAAATAGCTATTGGTATGTTTGGCATGTGGTTTTAAGTTTTTATCTTTCAATCtctttataattattatgtataattttttacagGTTGTCTCCAAATTGCGTGTGTAATTCTTCAAAAAGATGGATTGAAGACGTGGTTTGCTGAACTCAACGTTGACTatgataaaattcaagaaattacCAGATATATCGtgaatttatttgaattatGGAAGGACTACGACGAAACAAAAGAAATAAAAGCGTTATTAGCTAAAAtgccaaaaccaaaaattcagaGTAGTCGATGAATTACTCATGATGATAACTATCACATTATGTTCCTCAGAAAATCCGGTTATAAGTAAAGAATGTTTCTCATTTCATGAGTGTTGGTTTGACCGATTTGAATTGTTGCTGGAATACTCGTAGTTTAGGAATATGTTACTTATGATTGGAATCAGCTTTAATGACTgttataaattatttattttcctaTTTTCTCTCAAATCTCACGATATTAAATTATTACTGGTTTAACTATAGAACTAAGGAACGTATCTCTTtcgatgtacatattttttataccACTAAGTAAAGCGATTTATTCGATCATAAAATTACTTTTGATTTACTTCTGTAGACTAAATAATGTGACCACATCGATTGTCTCTCAATactactttttggaaaacttcgtgaaaatattcaaacaatgtaaa is from Planococcus citri chromosome 1, ihPlaCitr1.1, whole genome shotgun sequence and encodes:
- the LOC135832653 gene encoding cyclin-C-like, whose protein sequence is MAANFWQSSHYQQWILDKQDLIRERQQDMAILTDEEYQKILIFFANFIQTFEEPLKLRQQVIATATVYFKRFYARNSLKSIDPLLLASTCVFLAAKTEEFGNISNSKFLSACQTTVKKFPHVYSQEFPYRTNHIIECEFYLLENLDCCLIVYQPYRPLLQMIQDIGHEDQLLSLAWRLVNDSLRTDVCLLYPPYQIAIGCLQIACVILQKDGLKTWFAELNVDYDKIQEITRYIVNLFELWKDYDETKEIKALLAKMPKPKIQSSR